From Pseudomonadota bacterium, the proteins below share one genomic window:
- a CDS encoding cell division protein FtsQ/DivIB: protein MTRNRRTPITSTTQKDSLRERVRAVGSLRAGGVVAAVLALAGAGYALAQVPLTEWRPIRRVEIEGPFVAVGLAEIEEVIRPYVSAGFFGTPLATIADAVESLPWVDQVNVRRRWPDVIRIEIWEHAPVARWGELALLNRRGERFAEAIDSIDLPLLNGPEGSEKKVLMTYQDCRNLLAERQLQLVELAVDHRGSWRATLAQGVELRMGQGRPQATLSHFLKLGLPAVRDRLNQLAYIDLRYPNGFAVRSAMPTTDN from the coding sequence ATGACCCGCAATCGCAGAACCCCGATAACCTCCACAACCCAAAAGGACTCGCTCCGCGAGCGCGTGAGGGCCGTCGGCTCCCTGCGGGCCGGCGGAGTCGTGGCGGCTGTGCTGGCGCTGGCGGGGGCGGGCTACGCGCTGGCCCAGGTGCCCTTGACCGAGTGGCGGCCCATTCGTCGGGTCGAGATTGAAGGGCCATTCGTGGCGGTGGGTTTGGCGGAAATCGAAGAGGTCATCCGTCCGTATGTGTCCGCGGGATTTTTCGGTACGCCGCTGGCCACCATAGCCGATGCCGTCGAGTCGTTGCCGTGGGTGGATCAGGTCAATGTCCGCCGCCGCTGGCCCGATGTGATCCGGATAGAAATCTGGGAGCACGCTCCGGTGGCCCGTTGGGGGGAGCTGGCGCTGTTGAATCGCCGCGGTGAACGTTTCGCCGAGGCTATCGACTCGATTGATCTGCCGCTGCTCAACGGCCCGGAGGGCAGCGAGAAAAAGGTCCTGATGACTTATCAGGACTGTCGCAATCTGCTGGCCGAACGGCAGCTGCAATTGGTGGAGCTGGCAGTCGATCACCGCGGAAGCTGGCGCGCCACCCTGGCGCAGGGTGTGGAGCTTCGTATGGGCCAAGGTCGGCCTCAAGCCACCTTGTCGCATTTTCTCAAGCTCGGCTTGCCGGCGGTGCGAGACCGCTTGAACCAATTGGCATACATCGACCTGCGTTATCCCAACGGGTTCGCAGTGCGATCGGCAATGCCCACAACGGATAACTGA
- the ftsA gene encoding cell division protein FtsA translates to MAKKPENSLIVGLDIGTSKVVCIVGEITDNGIEVIGLGSHPSRGLKKGVVVNIESTVQSIRRAVEEAELMAGCEIHSVFTGIAGSHVRSLNSHGIVAIRDREVRQEDVDRVIDAARAVAIPADQKILHILPQEFIIDEQEGIKEPIGMSGVRLEAKVHMVTGSASAAQNITKCVRRCGLYVDDIILEQLASSYSVLTQDEKDLGVCLVDIGGGTTDIAVFTDGAIRHTAVIPIAGDQITNDIAVALRTPSHHAEEIKLKYACALPQLASPDESIDVPSVGDRPPRRLARKTLAEVVEPRYEELFGLILAELRRSGFEDLVAAGVVLTGGSSKMEGAVELAEEVFHMPVRLGVPEHVTGLADVVRNPIHATGVGLLLFGSQTGANRAEPMELGIRSIWARMKSWFQGNF, encoded by the coding sequence ATGGCGAAGAAGCCGGAAAACAGCCTCATCGTTGGACTCGACATTGGGACGTCCAAAGTCGTTTGCATCGTTGGCGAGATCACCGATAACGGGATTGAGGTCATCGGTCTGGGATCGCACCCCTCGCGCGGTTTGAAAAAGGGCGTGGTGGTGAACATCGAATCCACGGTGCAGTCCATTCGCCGGGCGGTGGAAGAAGCCGAATTGATGGCGGGCTGCGAAATCCATTCGGTGTTTACCGGGATTGCCGGCAGCCATGTGCGGAGCCTGAACTCCCACGGCATCGTCGCTATCCGCGACCGGGAGGTTCGTCAGGAGGACGTTGACCGGGTGATTGATGCAGCGCGCGCCGTTGCCATTCCGGCTGATCAGAAGATCCTCCACATCCTGCCTCAGGAATTCATCATTGACGAGCAGGAGGGCATCAAAGAGCCCATCGGCATGTCGGGTGTCCGCCTGGAGGCCAAGGTACACATGGTGACCGGTTCGGCCAGTGCCGCTCAGAACATCACCAAATGCGTACGTCGCTGCGGTTTGTATGTCGATGACATCATCCTTGAGCAATTGGCGTCCAGCTACTCCGTGCTGACTCAGGATGAAAAGGATCTAGGAGTTTGTCTGGTGGACATCGGCGGCGGCACGACGGATATCGCCGTGTTCACCGATGGGGCGATCCGCCACACCGCGGTGATTCCCATTGCTGGTGATCAAATCACCAACGACATCGCCGTCGCGCTGCGCACGCCCAGTCACCATGCGGAAGAGATCAAGCTGAAGTACGCCTGCGCACTACCTCAACTGGCGAGTCCGGACGAGAGCATTGATGTGCCTAGCGTGGGTGATCGGCCGCCGCGACGATTGGCGCGCAAGACCTTGGCCGAGGTGGTGGAGCCGCGGTACGAGGAATTGTTCGGATTGATTCTCGCTGAGCTCAGGCGCAGCGGGTTTGAAGACTTAGTGGCCGCCGGCGTGGTTCTCACCGGGGGCAGTTCCAAGATGGAAGGTGCCGTCGAGCTGGCGGAAGAAGTGTTTCATATGCCGGTACGTCTCGGCGTGCCCGAACACGTGACCGGCTTGGCCGATGTCGTTCGCAATCCCATCCATGCGACCGGCGTTGGCCTATTGCTTTTCGGTAGTCAAACCGGCGCCAATCGCGCCGAGCCGATGGAGCTTGGGATACGCAGTATCTGGGCTCGGATGAAGAGTTGGTTTCAGGGGAATTTCTGA